The proteins below come from a single Haemorhous mexicanus isolate bHaeMex1 chromosome 18, bHaeMex1.pri, whole genome shotgun sequence genomic window:
- the LOC132335831 gene encoding putative iroquois-class homeodomain protein irx-1, with amino-acid sequence MGEENDGQDTALPSPTHKGPSPDMPQPLSSGGRAPLSHPDTPVPLQVSAPFEVPLGLPTEPGRAKAVATRESTGALKAWLARHPRNPYPSKGEKVMLAVVSRMSLTQVSTWFANARRRLKKEKKASWATQSASDGEDSEGEGVPSGAVPTPSSSPAQDGCGGSPEVTAGPGQDKQPQKPKIWSVAEMLESSPSKNGCPAVPEQV; translated from the coding sequence ATGGGAGAGGAAAACGACGGGCAGGATacagctctgccctctcccaCACACAAAGGGCCCAGCCCTGACATGCCACAGCCCCTCTCCTCTGGCGGTCGTgcccccctgtcccaccctgaCACCCCTGTGCCCCTCCAGGTCTCAGCACCCTTTGAGGTGCCGCTGGGGCTACCCACAGAGCCAGGGCGGGCGAAGGCAGTGGCGACGCGAGAGAGCACCGGGGCACTGAAGGCTTGGCTGGCACGACACCCCAGGAACCCCTATCCCAGCAAGGGGGAGAAGGTGATGCTGGCTGTGGTCAGCCGGATGAGCCTCACCCAGGTCTCCACCTGGTTCGCCAATGCCCGCCGGCGCCtcaagaaggagaaaaaggcgAGCTGGGCCACACAGAGTGCCTCAGATGGTGAGGACAGCGAGGGAGAGGGGGTTCCATCAGGTGCCGTCCCCACTCCcagttccagccctgctcaggatgGGTGCGGGGGCAGCCCCGAGGTGACGGCAGGCCCTGGGCAGGACAAGCAGCCCCAGAAACCCAAGATCTGGAGTGTGGCAGAGATGCTGGAATCTTCACCCAGCAAGAACGGGTGTCCAGCGGTGCCGGAGCAGGTATAG